From a region of the Fusobacterium sp. IOR10 genome:
- a CDS encoding S-layer family protein — MNDLRNTEKLLKSSLKGRVKLTLSAVVSFLIIGTAAFGAGVTDADYTGVTGLIDVAAEVAVDINANGAAINANTAAITAETGLITANTAEITANTGLITANTGLITANTGLITTNSTNIGTNTTDIGTNTTDIGTNATDIANNTTDIGNNAADIGTNTTDIGNNATDIANNATDIGTNATDIANNTTDIGNNTADIGNNAADIGNNTTDIGNNATDIANNTTDIGNNATDIATNTTGIAANTSGVAANGTAIATNQTNISTNTGAIATNATAITTETNDRIAADAVQDTAIGANTTGVATNASGITSLGNQLNNLDEKLNQGMSLLAAMDAIDFKNVEEGEMAFGVGTGYYGNSQAVAVGVAYAPTENLNVNAKYSLTTGSGNDYAAGVGAVYKFKLGN; from the coding sequence ATGAATGATTTAAGAAATACGGAAAAATTATTAAAAAGTTCTTTGAAGGGTAGAGTTAAATTAACTCTAAGTGCAGTTGTTTCCTTTTTGATAATAGGAACAGCAGCTTTTGGTGCTGGAGTAACTGATGCAGATTATACTGGAGTTACAGGATTAATAGATGTAGCTGCTGAAGTAGCAGTGGATATAAACGCTAATGGAGCAGCAATCAATGCAAATACAGCGGCAATAACAGCAGAAACTGGGTTAATAACAGCAAATACAGCTGAAATAACAGCAAATACTGGATTAATAACAGCAAACACAGGATTAATAACAGCAAACACAGGATTAATTACAACAAATTCAACAAATATAGGAACTAATACAACAGATATAGGAACTAATACAACAGATATAGGAACTAATGCAACAGACATAGCAAATAATACAACAGATATAGGAAATAATGCAGCAGACATAGGAACTAATACAACAGATATAGGAAATAATGCAACAGACATAGCAAATAATGCAACAGATATAGGAACTAATGCAACAGACATAGCAAATAATACAACAGATATAGGAAATAATACAGCAGATATAGGAAATAATGCAGCAGATATAGGAAATAATACAACAGATATAGGAAATAATGCAACAGACATAGCAAATAATACAACAGATATAGGAAATAATGCAACAGACATAGCAACTAATACAACAGGTATAGCAGCAAATACATCAGGTGTAGCAGCCAATGGCACAGCAATAGCAACAAATCAAACTAATATATCAACAAATACAGGAGCAATAGCAACAAATGCAACAGCAATAACAACAGAAACAAATGACAGAATAGCAGCAGATGCAGTTCAAGATACAGCAATAGGAGCAAATACAACAGGTGTAGCAACAAATGCATCAGGTATAACTTCTCTAGGAAATCAACTTAATAATCTTGATGAAAAATTAAATCAAGGAATGTCTTTACTTGCAGCAATGGATGCAATAGACTTTAAAAATGTTGAAGAGGGAGAAATGGCCTTTGGTGTTGGTACTGGATACTATGGAAATAGTCAAGCAGTAGCAGTTGGGGTTGCTTATGCACCTACAGAAAATTTAAATGTAAATGCTAAATATTCTTTAACTACAGGATCTGGAAATGATTATGCAGCTGGAGTTGGTGCAGTTTACAAATTTAAATTAGGAAATTAA